A stretch of the Polyangiaceae bacterium genome encodes the following:
- a CDS encoding FHA domain-containing protein — protein MPRLLLATPEGQQVVELRAFNSLGRHPSNTIQLLDKIVSKEHCIVERRGAEYVLRDLGSLNGTYINGERVAVGGEQMLRHGDDIALGSTRARFDDGSGKPLAPPVWSPAPAPGAPGAPMTAAAPPAWQPAAPVAAPSAPPVSHQRPVPMSAIPATTPAGPGMLPQIPLSVPGPQSVTSPVQYQPYDRTPTLDDPESVPLPPLNATRVDMNDQSRAIGTQIAATQKGFLPYDQLASNTPQLQADYERLRLSHELSREIAMERDLRVLLNKILLTIFKFVRADRGVIFLRDASGELRPGASLRRDGTDSPISVSSTIMNHVIKERATVLTHDAAMDFAASKGKSMILNRISSAIVAPLLHNDEILGVLWLDSETLAQFQPKDMEIVTAIAAQAAMFIEINILGKKIEQEIVNRERFSRLLSPNIAQRVLSGELEVTKGGQLVQECTVFNSDIRGFTRMSEGAEPQVIVDMLNEYFEQMVEVLFKYEGTLDKFMGDGIMALWGAPVAHPDDATRSVACAIEQMEVLGRFNRERVADNQPPLGIGIGIHTGPLVAGYIGSSRALSYTVIGDVANTSARLCGIAAAGQILVSEQTLARLAERYEYEELPPAQLKGKGKPFRVFNVLGRAPAVQVPASVG, from the coding sequence ATGCCGCGCTTGCTTCTTGCCACGCCGGAAGGCCAACAGGTGGTCGAGCTGCGCGCGTTCAACTCGCTCGGACGCCACCCCAGCAACACCATCCAACTCCTCGACAAGATCGTTTCGAAGGAGCACTGCATCGTGGAGCGGCGAGGCGCCGAGTACGTGCTGCGCGATCTGGGCAGCCTGAACGGCACCTACATCAACGGGGAGCGCGTGGCCGTCGGCGGCGAGCAGATGCTGCGCCACGGCGACGACATCGCGCTCGGCAGCACGCGCGCCCGCTTCGACGACGGCTCCGGCAAGCCCCTGGCGCCGCCGGTCTGGTCGCCGGCGCCGGCACCAGGCGCGCCCGGCGCGCCGATGACGGCAGCCGCACCACCGGCTTGGCAGCCGGCCGCGCCGGTGGCCGCGCCGAGCGCCCCGCCGGTCTCGCACCAGCGACCGGTACCGATGAGCGCCATCCCCGCGACCACGCCGGCCGGGCCCGGCATGTTGCCGCAGATCCCGCTGTCCGTTCCGGGACCGCAGAGCGTCACCTCCCCCGTTCAGTACCAACCCTACGACCGGACGCCGACGCTGGACGACCCGGAGAGCGTGCCGCTGCCACCCCTGAACGCGACGCGCGTCGACATGAACGACCAGTCGCGCGCCATCGGCACGCAGATCGCCGCGACGCAGAAGGGCTTCTTGCCCTACGACCAGCTCGCGTCGAATACTCCCCAGCTCCAGGCGGACTACGAGCGCCTGCGTCTCTCGCACGAGCTCTCGCGCGAGATCGCGATGGAGCGCGACCTGCGGGTCCTGCTCAACAAGATCCTGCTCACGATCTTCAAGTTCGTGCGCGCCGATCGCGGGGTGATCTTCCTCAGGGACGCCAGCGGAGAGCTGCGGCCGGGCGCCAGCCTCCGGCGCGACGGCACCGACTCCCCGATCAGCGTCTCCTCCACGATCATGAACCACGTGATCAAGGAGCGGGCGACCGTGCTCACCCACGACGCCGCGATGGATTTCGCGGCTTCCAAGGGCAAGAGCATGATCCTGAACCGGATCAGCTCGGCCATCGTCGCGCCGCTGTTGCACAACGACGAGATCCTCGGGGTGCTGTGGCTGGACAGCGAGACACTGGCTCAGTTCCAGCCCAAGGACATGGAGATCGTGACGGCCATCGCCGCGCAGGCCGCGATGTTCATCGAGATCAACATCCTGGGTAAGAAGATCGAGCAGGAGATCGTCAACCGCGAGCGCTTCAGCCGCCTGCTCTCGCCGAACATCGCCCAGCGCGTGCTCTCCGGGGAGCTCGAGGTCACCAAGGGCGGCCAGCTCGTGCAGGAGTGCACGGTGTTCAACTCCGACATCCGCGGCTTCACGCGCATGAGCGAGGGTGCCGAGCCACAGGTCATCGTCGACATGCTGAACGAGTACTTCGAGCAGATGGTCGAGGTCTTGTTCAAGTACGAGGGTACGCTCGACAAGTTCATGGGCGACGGCATCATGGCGCTGTGGGGCGCGCCGGTGGCCCACCCGGACGACGCGACGCGCTCGGTGGCGTGTGCCATCGAGCAGATGGAAGTCCTCGGGCGCTTCAACCGCGAGCGCGTCGCCGACAACCAGCCGCCGCTCGGCATCGGCATCGGCATCCACACGGGGCCGCTGGTCGCGGGCTACATCGGCAGCTCGCGCGCCCTCTCGTACACGGTTATCGGCGACGTGGCGAACACCAGCGCGCGCCTATGCGGCATCGCCGCCGCGGGCCAGATCCTGGTGAGCGAGCAGACGCTGGCGCGCCTCGCCGAGCGCTACGAGTACGAGGAGCTGCCGCCCGCGCAGCTCAAGGGCAAAGGCAAGCCGTTCCGCGTGTTCAACGTGCTGGGGCGCGCGCCGGCGGTCCAGGTGCCGGCATCGGTGGGATGA
- a CDS encoding TlpA family protein disulfide reductase, with protein sequence MRLPRSHLLAWGLSMAAVGLFGCGGQAASMPASAPSPLSGKPLPSFKRTTLSGESLDTKTLVGRVVVAKFFADYCAPCKKTLPAAQELAREHPDVTFIGVSEDERASTAAELVRRYSLTFPVVHDSGQVLSGRFRISEMPATFVAGRDGVVRWVGGENQGEDALRDAIELVKK encoded by the coding sequence ATGAGGCTTCCGCGTTCCCACCTGCTCGCCTGGGGGCTCTCCATGGCTGCGGTAGGGCTCTTCGGCTGCGGCGGGCAGGCTGCCAGCATGCCGGCCTCGGCCCCGAGCCCGCTCTCCGGCAAGCCGCTGCCGAGCTTCAAGCGCACCACGCTGAGCGGCGAGTCCCTGGACACCAAGACCCTGGTCGGGCGCGTGGTCGTGGCGAAGTTCTTCGCCGACTACTGCGCGCCCTGCAAGAAGACGCTTCCCGCCGCCCAGGAGCTGGCCCGCGAGCACCCGGACGTGACGTTCATCGGCGTCTCGGAGGACGAGCGCGCCTCCACGGCCGCCGAGCTGGTGCGGCGCTATTCCCTGACCTTTCCGGTCGTCCACGACTCCGGGCAGGTGCTCTCCGGCCGCTTCCGCATCAGCGAGATGCCGGCCACCTTCGTCGCCGGGCGCGACGGCGTGGTGCGCTGGGTCGGCGGCGAGAACCAGGGCGAAGACGCGCTCCGAGACGCCATCGAGCTGGTCAAGAAGTGA
- a CDS encoding acetyl-CoA carboxylase carboxyltransferase subunit alpha, translating into MAHVLAFEKPVVELVSRVRELRELASSDARLAPELKRLEEKAARLAREMFSQLEPMQKVQLSRHPSRPYTLDYFARLFDDFVELSGDRRFAEDASIVGGLARYHDRSVVVLGHQKGRTTKENMVRNFGMPNPEGYRKATRLYELADRFRLPVLAFIDTPGAFPGIEGEERGQAEAIAHAIEVMARIGVPVVTTIIGEGGSGGALALGIGNRVLILEFSYYSVISPEGCAAILWKDGSLAPKAAERLKITAPDLLELGCVDAIVDEPPGGAHQDHDDAARRLDRALWEALVSLDGLSPDELAADRYQRFRRLGSFVA; encoded by the coding sequence ATGGCCCACGTGCTCGCGTTCGAGAAACCGGTCGTCGAGCTGGTCTCGCGAGTGCGCGAGCTGCGCGAGCTGGCCAGCTCCGACGCGCGGCTGGCTCCCGAGCTCAAGCGGCTGGAGGAGAAGGCCGCCCGGCTCGCCCGCGAGATGTTCTCGCAGCTCGAGCCGATGCAGAAGGTGCAGCTGTCGCGGCACCCGAGCCGACCCTACACGCTGGACTACTTCGCGCGCTTGTTCGACGACTTCGTCGAGCTCTCGGGTGATCGACGCTTCGCGGAGGACGCCTCCATCGTCGGAGGCCTGGCCCGCTACCACGATCGCAGCGTGGTCGTGCTGGGGCACCAGAAGGGCCGCACGACCAAGGAGAACATGGTCAGGAACTTCGGGATGCCCAATCCCGAGGGTTACCGCAAGGCGACTCGGCTCTACGAGCTCGCCGATCGCTTCCGCCTGCCGGTCCTCGCCTTCATCGACACGCCCGGGGCGTTCCCCGGCATCGAAGGCGAAGAACGTGGTCAGGCGGAGGCCATCGCACACGCCATCGAGGTCATGGCGCGCATCGGCGTGCCGGTCGTCACCACCATCATCGGCGAAGGCGGCTCCGGGGGCGCGCTGGCCCTCGGCATCGGCAACCGCGTGTTGATCCTGGAGTTCAGCTACTACTCCGTGATCTCGCCGGAGGGCTGCGCCGCGATCTTGTGGAAGGACGGCTCGCTGGCCCCGAAGGCCGCCGAGCGCCTCAAGATCACCGCGCCCGACCTGCTCGAGCTCGGTTGCGTGGACGCCATCGTGGACGAGCCACCCGGCGGCGCACACCAGGACCACGACGACGCGGCTCGCCGGCTGGACCGGGCGCTGTGGGAGGCGCTGGTGTCGCTGGACGGGCTCTCTCCAGACGAGCTGGCCGCCGACCGCTATCAGCGCTTCCGCCGGCTCGGCTCGTTCGTGGCCTGA
- a CDS encoding protein kinase — protein sequence MSARSRREAETLPAVPSSGSVRPPEPGLFDALTGDFLARYRASGEASTGGMGVLTHLHDLWLDRRVVSKAIRSDHRHSRRVRQRFLREARVQGALQHPGIVPVFDIGISPTGDAYFTMRRVSGLTLAEVLDRLCDGDPEMTERFSSRRLVVALSQVCQVLHYAHAHGVVHRDLKPANIMLGDFGEVYVLDWGIAKVRGEADEVPDGDELSRAESGERLTHDGSVLGTPEYMAPEQKGRAEAVDERADVFALGAILFECLTLEALRKGGDAALALAEVDEDPEVRSRLEARPELEPELIDACAAATAVDPEQRTRGADALHAALEGYLEGARDFERRRGEAARLVTRAMAALAAASELPGERDRARSEALAELGRALSLDPECKPALEAVMDVVLAEPETLPTGAREELEKAAQAQAHETARVVVALAVVWIGLVALSTAMGVRDWMPFAVISACIAVLVGYNAKVALTGRHQRALRALVVVVTFVAIATLGAFAGPFVVVPAVTILAATAFVFSMRADRALRRLAVACSVAAVAVPPLLQLAGVLPQSYSFEHDVVHVLPNAVRFPPTATFVVLWITSTAVVVLCAALVSFGVRRLATTQDAALLQVWRLRHLLPPAAARVLASAARRVSLAEPQATNEPSRRKR from the coding sequence TTGAGCGCTCGGTCCAGGCGCGAAGCAGAGACGCTTCCTGCGGTCCCTTCGAGTGGCAGCGTCCGGCCTCCCGAGCCGGGGCTCTTCGACGCGCTGACCGGTGACTTCCTGGCGCGCTATCGGGCTTCCGGTGAGGCCAGCACCGGCGGCATGGGCGTGCTGACACACCTGCACGATCTGTGGCTGGACCGCCGGGTCGTGTCCAAGGCGATCCGCTCCGATCACCGGCACTCGCGGCGCGTTCGCCAGCGCTTCCTGCGCGAGGCGCGCGTGCAGGGCGCGCTGCAGCACCCCGGCATCGTGCCGGTCTTCGACATCGGGATCTCGCCGACCGGCGATGCTTACTTCACCATGCGCCGGGTCAGCGGGCTCACTCTCGCGGAGGTGCTGGACCGTCTCTGCGACGGAGATCCGGAGATGACGGAGCGCTTCTCGTCGCGGCGACTGGTGGTGGCGCTGAGCCAAGTCTGTCAGGTGCTCCACTACGCCCACGCGCACGGCGTGGTGCACCGCGATCTGAAGCCGGCCAACATCATGCTGGGCGACTTCGGCGAGGTGTACGTCCTGGACTGGGGCATCGCCAAAGTGAGAGGAGAAGCGGACGAGGTCCCGGACGGCGATGAGCTCTCGCGCGCGGAGTCCGGGGAGCGCCTGACCCACGACGGCTCGGTGCTCGGGACGCCGGAGTACATGGCGCCGGAGCAGAAGGGACGCGCGGAGGCCGTGGACGAGCGCGCCGACGTGTTCGCCCTGGGCGCCATACTGTTCGAGTGCCTCACGCTCGAGGCGCTCCGCAAGGGCGGCGACGCGGCCCTGGCCCTGGCGGAGGTGGACGAAGATCCCGAGGTGCGCAGCCGCTTGGAGGCGCGCCCGGAGCTCGAGCCCGAGCTCATCGACGCCTGCGCGGCCGCCACCGCGGTCGATCCCGAGCAGCGTACCCGCGGCGCCGACGCGCTGCACGCCGCGCTCGAAGGGTACCTGGAGGGCGCTCGAGACTTCGAGCGCCGGCGCGGCGAAGCGGCTCGCCTGGTGACCCGTGCCATGGCGGCGCTCGCTGCTGCGTCCGAGCTCCCGGGCGAGCGCGACCGGGCGCGCTCGGAGGCCCTGGCGGAGCTCGGGCGCGCCCTGTCGCTGGACCCCGAGTGCAAGCCCGCGCTCGAAGCGGTGATGGACGTCGTGCTGGCCGAGCCCGAGACCTTGCCCACTGGCGCGCGCGAGGAGCTGGAGAAGGCCGCGCAGGCGCAGGCGCACGAGACGGCGCGCGTCGTCGTGGCGCTCGCCGTGGTCTGGATCGGGCTCGTGGCGCTCTCCACCGCGATGGGAGTCCGGGACTGGATGCCGTTCGCGGTGATCAGCGCCTGCATCGCGGTGCTCGTCGGCTACAACGCGAAGGTCGCGCTGACCGGGCGGCACCAGCGCGCGCTGCGCGCCCTGGTGGTGGTGGTGACCTTCGTGGCCATCGCGACCTTGGGCGCCTTCGCCGGTCCCTTCGTCGTGGTGCCGGCGGTGACCATCCTGGCGGCCACCGCCTTCGTCTTCTCCATGCGCGCCGATCGGGCGCTGCGCCGGCTCGCCGTGGCGTGCAGCGTGGCCGCAGTGGCGGTCCCGCCGCTGCTCCAGCTCGCGGGCGTTCTGCCGCAATCGTACTCCTTCGAGCACGACGTGGTTCACGTGCTGCCGAACGCGGTCAGGTTCCCCCCGACGGCCACGTTCGTAGTGCTCTGGATCACCAGCACGGCCGTGGTCGTCTTGTGCGCTGCGCTGGTCAGCTTCGGGGTCCGGCGCCTGGCCACGACCCAGGACGCGGCCCTGCTCCAGGTCTGGAGGCTGCGGCACCTATTGCCGCCGGCGGCGGCACGCGTGCTCGCGTCGGCGGCGCGCCGCGTCTCGCTCGCCGAGCCTCAGGCCACGAACGAGCCGAGCCGGCGGAAGCGCTGA
- a CDS encoding DUF302 domain-containing protein, whose amino-acid sequence MHPDYTLTREVPHLSQEQALERVKEQLAKEGFGVLTTIDVAATLKAKLNVDREPYVILGACNPGLANRALQVEPAVGVFLPCNVDVYQQDGKTVVQAVNPRRQFELISKPGVAELADEVAAKLERVLEAL is encoded by the coding sequence ATGCACCCCGACTACACCCTGACCCGCGAAGTCCCCCATTTGAGCCAGGAGCAGGCCCTCGAGCGCGTGAAGGAGCAGCTCGCCAAGGAGGGCTTCGGAGTGCTCACGACCATCGACGTCGCCGCGACGCTGAAGGCGAAGCTGAACGTGGACCGGGAGCCCTACGTGATCCTGGGCGCGTGCAACCCGGGGCTGGCCAACCGCGCGCTCCAGGTCGAGCCTGCCGTCGGCGTGTTCTTGCCCTGCAACGTGGACGTCTATCAGCAGGACGGGAAGACCGTCGTGCAGGCGGTGAACCCCCGCAGGCAGTTCGAGCTGATCTCGAAGCCCGGCGTCGCGGAGCTCGCCGACGAGGTGGCGGCCAAGCTCGAGCGAGTGCTGGAAGCCCTGTAG
- a CDS encoding beta-propeller domain-containing protein — MRKRISRFGIAVLGIGALACGGAPETVQKPSDDRSAALVALPTCGDVEVALREAALAEMNRQLDAALESYLEHGIGDGCNWYGAEDAMAGSGGSGGGASAPSGSNGGAKQASGTNNQVAGVDEADFIKNDNEYLYVVAGGSLRIIDAWAAAEAHEIAAVKLEGTPKKLFVEKNRALVYSSMPKSGSGPGYYGYGSGECTYGYDCDFTGDGQATRISVYDITDRTAPKLLRQLDLSGSFINARRIGTSIHTVVHDARSNFEGVSYSPENLGWCDGTSSLLARVQFEVLRAKNTEIIRTAPISDWLPSVTDKHLDGSGKADANLLAACDGFYKSPLGDGNGFITLLSLDIAEQGTLGSSTIVSRPGAVYASADALYIAVRQNAGMSDGWYSGMEGEKSATTVHKFALAHSPSSSSYAGSGLVKGTVLNQFAMDEYQGHLRIATTSGHTPDPNVHSTITVLKQERDALIETGRVDHIAPTEDIRSVRFAEDKGFVVTFKKTDPLFVFDLADPKAPRTLGELKIPGFSTYMHMMDDTHLLTIGYDADDQGSFAWFQGVMLQIFDVSDPQHPALTHKEVIGTRGSSSEALTNHLAFNYFAPMNLLAFPITVCEDASGGGSYGLNMTFSGLMVYDVTTAGGFKVKGKVAHPTDPTSGGYDSSGCSNWWTQASSKVKRSVIMDNFVFSVSDDLIKVNDLNALSTDLVAIPIGS, encoded by the coding sequence ATGCGCAAGCGAATCAGTCGTTTCGGGATCGCGGTCTTGGGTATTGGGGCGCTGGCCTGTGGCGGCGCGCCGGAGACGGTGCAGAAGCCGAGTGACGACAGGAGCGCGGCGCTGGTCGCTCTGCCGACCTGCGGGGACGTGGAGGTCGCGCTGCGCGAAGCGGCGCTTGCCGAAATGAACCGCCAGCTCGACGCGGCGCTCGAGAGCTACCTCGAGCACGGCATCGGCGACGGCTGCAACTGGTACGGCGCGGAGGACGCCATGGCGGGCTCGGGGGGCTCGGGCGGCGGCGCCTCGGCTCCAAGCGGCTCGAACGGCGGCGCCAAGCAAGCCTCGGGGACCAACAACCAGGTGGCCGGGGTGGACGAGGCCGACTTCATCAAGAACGACAACGAGTACCTGTACGTGGTCGCCGGCGGCTCGCTGCGCATCATCGACGCCTGGGCCGCCGCCGAGGCTCACGAGATCGCAGCCGTGAAGCTCGAAGGCACGCCGAAGAAGCTGTTCGTCGAGAAGAACCGCGCGCTGGTCTACTCGTCGATGCCGAAGAGCGGCTCCGGGCCTGGCTACTACGGCTACGGCAGCGGCGAGTGCACCTACGGCTACGACTGCGACTTCACCGGCGATGGGCAAGCGACCCGCATCAGCGTGTACGACATCACGGATCGCACCGCGCCCAAGCTCCTGCGCCAGCTCGATCTCTCGGGATCGTTCATCAACGCTCGCCGCATCGGGACGTCGATTCACACCGTCGTTCACGACGCCCGCTCCAACTTCGAGGGCGTCAGCTACAGTCCGGAGAATCTCGGCTGGTGCGACGGGACCTCGAGCCTCCTGGCGCGGGTCCAGTTCGAGGTGCTGCGCGCCAAGAACACCGAGATCATCCGCACCGCGCCCATCAGCGACTGGCTGCCGTCGGTGACCGACAAACACCTGGACGGCTCGGGCAAAGCTGACGCGAACCTCCTGGCGGCCTGCGACGGCTTCTACAAGTCGCCGCTCGGCGACGGCAACGGCTTCATCACGCTGCTCTCTCTCGACATCGCCGAGCAGGGCACGCTCGGGTCGAGCACCATCGTCTCGCGCCCTGGCGCGGTCTACGCCTCCGCTGACGCGCTCTACATCGCCGTGCGCCAGAACGCCGGTATGAGTGACGGCTGGTACTCCGGCATGGAAGGAGAGAAGAGCGCCACTACCGTGCACAAGTTCGCCCTCGCGCACTCCCCGTCGAGCTCCAGCTACGCCGGCAGCGGCCTGGTCAAGGGCACCGTGCTGAACCAGTTCGCGATGGACGAGTACCAGGGGCACCTGCGCATCGCTACCACCAGCGGCCACACGCCCGATCCGAACGTCCACAGCACCATCACCGTGCTGAAGCAGGAGCGCGACGCGCTGATCGAGACCGGTCGCGTGGATCACATCGCGCCCACCGAGGACATCCGCTCGGTGCGCTTCGCCGAAGACAAGGGCTTCGTGGTGACCTTCAAGAAGACGGATCCGCTGTTCGTGTTCGACCTCGCGGATCCCAAGGCGCCGCGCACGCTCGGCGAGCTGAAGATTCCAGGGTTCTCCACCTACATGCACATGATGGACGACACCCACCTCCTGACCATCGGCTACGACGCCGACGACCAGGGCAGCTTCGCCTGGTTCCAGGGCGTGATGCTCCAGATCTTCGACGTCAGCGACCCCCAGCACCCGGCGCTGACCCACAAAGAAGTGATCGGCACCCGCGGCTCGAGCTCCGAGGCGCTGACCAACCACCTGGCGTTCAACTACTTCGCGCCGATGAACCTGCTCGCGTTCCCCATCACGGTCTGCGAGGACGCCTCCGGCGGCGGCAGCTACGGCCTGAACATGACCTTCAGCGGGCTGATGGTCTACGACGTCACGACCGCCGGCGGCTTCAAGGTCAAGGGCAAGGTCGCGCACCCCACCGACCCGACCAGCGGCGGCTACGACTCCAGCGGCTGCAGCAACTGGTGGACGCAGGCCTCGAGCAAGGTGAAGCGCAGCGTGATCATGGACAACTTCGTGTTCAGCGTGTCCGACGACCTGATCAAGGTGAACGACCTGAACGCCCTGTCCACGGATCTGGTGGCCATCCCCATCGGCAGCTGA
- the gap gene encoding type I glyceraldehyde-3-phosphate dehydrogenase, with protein sequence MATKIAINGFGRIGRCVLRALVEQKVGDVEVVAINDLVDTKTLAHLLKYDSIHRTFTAAAVGHKDTGISVGGKDIAVTAIKDPKELPWKSHGVDIVLECTGLFTDKAKAMGHIEAGAKKVMISAPAKNHDLTIVMGVNHEQYDPAKHQVVSNGSCTTNCLAPVAKVMLDSFGVVNAFMTTIHSYTNDQNLLDLPHRKGDLRRARAAAVSMVPTSTGAAKAIAEVIPALKGKCHGTAIRVPTPNVSLVDLTVITEKAVSVEAINGAMKTAAENGPLKGILEYVESELVSSDFIGNPHSSSFDSTQTLTMGENFAKVFSWYDNEWGFSCRMIDLMRLMAKKG encoded by the coding sequence ATGGCAACCAAGATCGCGATCAACGGGTTCGGCCGCATCGGCCGCTGTGTTCTGCGGGCGCTCGTCGAGCAGAAGGTCGGCGACGTCGAAGTCGTCGCGATCAACGACCTGGTCGACACCAAGACCTTGGCTCACCTGCTGAAGTACGACTCGATCCACCGCACCTTCACCGCCGCCGCGGTCGGGCACAAGGACACCGGCATCTCGGTCGGGGGCAAGGACATCGCCGTCACCGCCATCAAGGACCCGAAGGAGCTGCCGTGGAAGAGCCACGGCGTCGACATCGTACTCGAGTGCACCGGTCTCTTCACCGACAAGGCGAAGGCCATGGGTCACATCGAGGCCGGCGCCAAGAAGGTGATGATCAGCGCGCCGGCCAAGAATCACGACCTGACCATCGTGATGGGCGTGAACCACGAGCAATACGACCCGGCGAAACACCAGGTCGTATCGAACGGCTCCTGCACCACCAACTGCCTGGCCCCAGTCGCCAAGGTGATGCTCGACAGCTTCGGCGTCGTGAACGCGTTCATGACGACGATTCACAGCTACACCAACGACCAGAACCTGCTCGACCTCCCGCACCGGAAGGGTGACCTGCGCCGCGCTCGCGCGGCGGCCGTCAGCATGGTCCCCACCAGCACGGGCGCAGCCAAGGCCATCGCCGAGGTGATCCCGGCGCTCAAGGGCAAGTGCCACGGTACGGCGATTCGCGTGCCCACGCCGAACGTGTCCCTGGTCGATCTCACGGTCATCACCGAGAAGGCCGTCAGCGTCGAGGCCATCAACGGCGCGATGAAGACCGCCGCCGAGAACGGCCCGCTGAAGGGCATCCTCGAGTACGTGGAGTCGGAGCTGGTCTCCAGCGATTTCATCGGCAACCCGCACTCGAGCTCCTTCGACTCGACCCAGACGCTGACCATGGGCGAGAACTTCGCCAAGGTCTTCTCCTGGTACGACAACGAGTGGGGCTTCTCCTGCCGCATGATCGACCTGATGCGCCTGATGGCGAAGAAGGGCTGA
- a CDS encoding phosphoglycerate kinase, translated as MLDGIRCIDELELAGQKVFIRVDFNVPLDKKSGKITDDERIRAALPSVKHAMDAGAKVILASHLGRPKGKPTPEYGMEPVGARLAELTGYEVFVPDDCVGEAAKKVVQDLRDGQLVLLENLRFHAEEEKNDEAFAKDLATLCTMYVNDAFGAAHRAHASVEALPRLMQTRAMGFLMKNEVSNLSKVLEAPDKPFVAVLGGAKVTDKIGVIESLLGKCTAICIGGAMANTLLAAKGHDMKASLVEKDFLAAARTLLEKARDKGIEIVLPSDVVVGAATDASSGTTVGVGSVPDGTLALDIGPATLDAFKKHVLGAKTVFWNGPMGLFENPAFAAGTKGMARALAEAPGFTVVGGGDSAAALRQAGDGLEQKISFVSTGGGAALELLEGQKLPGVEALRSRS; from the coding sequence ATGCTGGACGGCATTCGCTGCATCGACGAGCTCGAGCTCGCCGGCCAGAAGGTCTTCATCCGCGTGGACTTCAACGTCCCGCTCGACAAGAAGTCCGGGAAGATCACCGACGACGAACGCATCCGCGCCGCGCTGCCCAGCGTCAAGCACGCCATGGACGCCGGCGCGAAGGTGATCCTCGCCAGCCACCTCGGGCGGCCCAAGGGCAAGCCCACGCCGGAGTACGGCATGGAGCCGGTGGGCGCTCGCTTGGCGGAGCTCACCGGCTACGAGGTGTTCGTCCCCGACGACTGCGTCGGCGAGGCAGCCAAGAAGGTGGTGCAGGATCTCCGCGACGGTCAGCTCGTGCTGCTCGAGAACCTGCGCTTCCACGCCGAGGAAGAGAAGAACGACGAGGCCTTCGCCAAGGATCTGGCGACGCTCTGCACCATGTACGTGAACGACGCCTTCGGCGCCGCGCACCGCGCGCACGCCTCGGTGGAGGCGCTGCCGCGCCTGATGCAGACCCGGGCCATGGGCTTCTTGATGAAGAACGAGGTCTCGAACTTGTCGAAGGTGCTCGAGGCGCCGGACAAACCGTTCGTGGCGGTGCTCGGCGGCGCCAAGGTCACCGACAAGATCGGCGTCATCGAGTCCTTGCTCGGCAAGTGCACGGCCATCTGCATCGGCGGCGCCATGGCCAACACGCTGCTCGCGGCCAAGGGCCACGACATGAAGGCGAGCCTGGTCGAGAAGGACTTCCTGGCCGCGGCGCGCACGCTGCTGGAGAAGGCCCGGGACAAAGGCATCGAAATCGTGCTGCCGAGCGACGTGGTGGTCGGCGCCGCCACGGACGCGAGCTCGGGAACGACGGTGGGCGTCGGCTCCGTGCCCGACGGCACGCTCGCCCTCGACATCGGCCCGGCCACGCTGGACGCCTTCAAGAAGCACGTGCTCGGCGCCAAGACCGTGTTCTGGAACGGGCCCATGGGGCTGTTCGAGAACCCGGCCTTCGCGGCCGGCACGAAGGGCATGGCTCGCGCGCTGGCGGAGGCGCCCGGCTTCACCGTGGTCGGCGGCGGCGACAGCGCCGCAGCCCTGCGCCAGGCCGGCGACGGGCTCGAGCAGAAGATCAGCTTCGTCTCCACCGGCGGCGGTGCCGCGCTCGAGCTGCTCGAGGGCCAGAAGCTACCGGGCGTCGAAGCGCTGCGCTCGAGGAGCTGA
- a CDS encoding triose-phosphate isomerase, producing MNRTPIIAGNWKMYKGGSAGPELARAIVTACGDLAGVSLVLAPPFTVLAEVVRAVSGSRVEVAGQNLYPKPEGAFTGEVSAPMLLDAGCKWVIIGHSERRQFFGETDEGVREKTAAAMAAGLRPIVCIGETLAERDAGKTLDVVHRQLDAFSSVLAERPGFGTIAYEPVWAIGTGKVAGPEQAQEVHHALRQRLTQKDATLGRSTHILYGGSVKPDNASGLLSCPDVDGALVGGASLDAGSFAKIVEACPSRV from the coding sequence ATGAACCGCACACCGATCATCGCTGGCAACTGGAAGATGTACAAAGGCGGCAGCGCCGGGCCCGAGCTCGCGCGCGCCATCGTCACCGCGTGCGGCGATCTGGCCGGAGTCAGCTTGGTGCTCGCCCCGCCCTTCACCGTGCTGGCGGAGGTCGTGCGCGCCGTCTCGGGCAGCCGCGTGGAGGTCGCCGGGCAGAACCTGTACCCGAAGCCGGAGGGTGCCTTCACCGGCGAGGTGAGCGCACCGATGCTGCTCGATGCTGGCTGCAAGTGGGTCATCATCGGGCACAGCGAGCGCAGGCAGTTCTTCGGCGAGACGGACGAAGGCGTACGCGAGAAGACCGCCGCCGCCATGGCCGCTGGTCTTCGGCCCATCGTCTGCATCGGCGAGACGCTGGCGGAGCGTGACGCGGGCAAGACGCTGGACGTGGTCCACCGTCAGCTCGACGCTTTCTCGAGCGTGCTCGCCGAGCGGCCCGGATTCGGCACCATCGCCTACGAGCCGGTCTGGGCCATCGGGACCGGGAAGGTCGCCGGCCCGGAGCAAGCGCAGGAGGTGCACCACGCGCTGCGCCAGCGCCTGACCCAGAAGGACGCGACCCTCGGTCGCAGCACTCACATTCTGTACGGTGGGAGCGTGAAGCCCGACAATGCCTCGGGGCTGCTCTCCTGCCCGGACGTCGACGGCGCGCTCGTCGGCGGGGCCTCGCTCGATGCGGGCTCGTTCGCGAAAATCGTAGAGGCGTGCCCGTCGAGAGTCTGA